The following DNA comes from Acidobacteriota bacterium.
GGCTCACCTCGCGGTTCTCGCACCGCCGCCGCCACCCCACGCTCAAAATCTACCGACCGCACTTCGGGATCGACATCGCGGCGCCCGTGGGCACACCGGTCCACGCGGCGGGCGACGGCACCGTCGCGTTCGCGGGCTACCGCGGCCAGGCCGGGCGGATGGTCGAGGTCCGGCATGCCCACCGGTTCACCACCCAGTACCTTCATCTGTCGCGTTACGCTGCGGGGATCCGGCCGGGCGCGCGCGTTCGTCAGGGGCAGGTCATCGGCTATGTGGGCTCGTCGGGCGAATCCACGGGACCGCACCTCGACTACCGGATCAAGCAGAACAACGCCTACGTCAATCCCGTCAGAACTCAGTTTCAACGGGCCGAACCGCTGCCGGCCGACCGGCTGCCGGAGTTCCAGCGCTTGGTGGTCGCGTACGGCCGCGTCCTCGGGGTGGAGGGCGAACTCCAGCAGTACTATCTGGCGCGGCTGTGGCCGACGGATGAGGACCCGTTCTGGGCCCGCCAGGCGGCAAGGTGATAGTGAACAGATAACAGTGAGGCGATCGGGGGTGTGAGTCAGCAGGTTTCGGAAAATTCTGAACTTGACTCTTATCTCATAAGTCCCCTCAGGACTTGTCCTTATCGTCGTCCTTTTTGAGGGTGGGTTTGGACGGCGCCGCATCGGGGTCTTCGGTGCCGGAGGGGACGTCGGTGTCGGTGCTGCGCTTCAGGGTGGGTTTCCCGCCTTCTTTCTTGCCATCATCGCCGGCACCGCCGGTTTGGCCGGACTGGGCCAACAGGGCGTTGTCGTACGCCTTCAGCCGAGCCTTGATCTCGTCGAAGGTGGATGAGGTGACGATGTACTTGGGCTTGGGCGGCAGGCAGTCGGCAATCTCCTTCTGAACGTAATCGATGCGATCCGGCGTGGGCGGATGGGTGCGGAACCAGCTCGCAAAGCGGCCCGGCTGCTTCTTCTCCATGGCCATCATCTTCTCGAAGAACGACAGGTAGCCGTTGGGGTCGTAGCCGGCGTGCCAAGCGTACTGGGTGCCCAGGATGTCGGCTTCCTTTTCGGACCCGCGGGTGATGCCGAGGATCTGCAGATTCAGCGACAGGCCGAGGGCGTTGCGCAGCGCGATCCCGCCCACGCCGCCCACGAAGATCGAGGGGATCGACGCCCACTGGAGCAGCTCCATTTTTGTCAGGCGTTCGGTGGCGTGCCGGGCGGCTACGTGCGCGATTTCGTGGGTGATCACCCCCACCAGTTCGTCCTCGGTGTCGGCCGCCTGGAGCAGGCCTTTGTTGATGAACAGGTAGCCGCCGGGCAGAGCGAAGGCGTTCACCTCGTCCGAATCGAGCACCTTCACGTGGAACGGCACCTTGGCGTCGCTATGGCGGACCAACTCCTGGACCAACCCATTCACGTAATCGTTCACTTCGGACATGTTCAAGAGCCGGGCACTCTGATCGATCTGGGCCGCGTACTGGGCGCCGATCTGGATCTCCCGTTCGTAGGAGATGAAATTGGGAAACAGCAGGTAGACGCGGCCGTTGATGTCCCGGGCGCCGATGTTCTCCACGTCGGGGTAGGAGCAATCCTTGGCCATCTCCCACGGCGGCAGCTGGGTTTCGTCCGCGCCGGGCGCCGCCGGCGCGGCGCCGGCCGTCAGAGCCAGGATCAAGGCGAGTGTCAACATGCGCATATCCACCTCCTGAGGTGGTCGTCACCGGTAGAGATGAGCCGTTTCGCAGAAAGGTTCACGAGAGGCGCTCCGGTGGCCTGCCAGAGTGTACGCAGGCGGCGGCGACATGTTTGCGGCAACCGGAGCGGCCGCTTCACATCTGGTAGCCCCGTTCCTTGCCGATCAGTTTCACCGGCAGCCGGATTTTCCGGCCGTCGCGGTACAGGGTGACGGTGACGGTTTCGCCCAGGTTCTTGTTGAGCATGTAGCTGGTGAAATCGGCCTGACCGGTGACCGCGCGGTCGTCCACGGCAACGATGAAATCACCGCCGATGATCAGCCGGGAGAAGCCCAGTCGCACACGCTGCGTGCCGCCCTGGATGCCCGCCTGGCTGGCGCTGCTTCCGGGTTCCACATAGGCGACCAGCACGCCGATCTCCTCGGGCAGCTTCAGGTAGCCGGCGAGCTGGGGATCGATGTCCTGCCCGTAGACGCCCACCCAGGG
Coding sequences within:
- a CDS encoding M48 family metalloprotease, which translates into the protein MRMLTLALILALTAGAAPAAPGADETQLPPWEMAKDCSYPDVENIGARDINGRVYLLFPNFISYEREIQIGAQYAAQIDQSARLLNMSEVNDYVNGLVQELVRHSDAKVPFHVKVLDSDEVNAFALPGGYLFINKGLLQAADTEDELVGVITHEIAHVAARHATERLTKMELLQWASIPSIFVGGVGGIALRNALGLSLNLQILGITRGSEKEADILGTQYAWHAGYDPNGYLSFFEKMMAMEKKQPGRFASWFRTHPPTPDRIDYVQKEIADCLPPKPKYIVTSSTFDEIKARLKAYDNALLAQSGQTGGAGDDGKKEGGKPTLKRSTDTDVPSGTEDPDAAPSKPTLKKDDDKDKS